The following coding sequences are from one Hippopotamus amphibius kiboko isolate mHipAmp2 chromosome 9, mHipAmp2.hap2, whole genome shotgun sequence window:
- the CIITA gene encoding MHC class II transactivator isoform X4 produces MRCLAPRPAGSYLPEPQASGQCTTMELGPLEGGYLELLNSNADPLQLYHLYDRMDLAGEEEIELFSEPDTDTINCEQFSRLLCDMEGDEETREAYANIAELDQYVFQDSQLEGLSKDIFIEHIGLEEMISESVEVLEEAGQKSQKRPFPEELPADLKHRKLAEPLTMPVVTGAFLVGTVSDSPAQPCLSPPALFTKEPASSQSRLKDTVPPSGSLLSCLSLPAGPIQIIPTFSTLPQGLWQISGPGTGVSSILIYQGEMPQASQTPTSSTPAAHSLPKSPDRPGSTSPFAPSAADLPSMPEPALTSRANLTEDEMSPTQGPAAREVSSKLPKWPESVEQFYRSLRDKYQAKPAGPEGILVEVDLVRVRLERSSGKSQERELATLDWTERQLARGSLAEVLLASSDHRRPRETQVIAVLGKAGQGKSHWAQAVSWAWACGQLPQYDFVFCIPCHHLDRPGDTYRLQDLLFSLGPQPLPVDDEVFSYILRRPDRVLLILDAFEELEAQDGFLHSVGGPVSAEPRSLRGLLAGLFQRKLLRGCTLLLTARPRGRLAQSLSKADALFELAGFSVQQAETYVTRYFECSGATEHQQRALALLQARPFLQSHSHSPTVCRAVCQLSEALVERGEEAQLPSTLTGLYVGLLGPAARHSPPGALVGLARLAWELGRGHQSSLREDQFPSAEARAWAVAQGLVQPTLGAPETELAFSSFLVQCFLGAMWLALSSEIKDKELPQYLALTPRKKRPYDNWLEGVPRFLVGLVFQPRAGCLGALAGLAASTSADRKQKVLTRYLKRLQPGTLQAGRLLELLHCAHEALDAGLWQHVLQGLPAHLSFLGTRLTPPDTHVLGSTLEAADRDFSLDLRSTGIDPSGLGSLVGLSCVTHFRAALSDTVELWESLQQRGEDKLLQAVEEKFTIEPFKAKSMKDVEDLGKLVQIQRRRRSSEDTAGELPAVRDLKQMEFALDSLSENKIGDEGVAQLSATFPQLKALETLNLSQNNITDVGACKLAEALPLLAGSLLRLSLYNNCICDVGAESLAHVLPDMVSLRVLDVKYNKFTAAGAQQLTASLRKCPHVERLEMWTPTIPFGVQEHLQQLDSRTILR; encoded by the exons CCAGTGGACAGTGCACCACCATGGAGTTGGGGCCTCTAGAAGGCGGGTACCTGGAACTTCTCAACAGCAATGCTGACCCTTTGCAGCTCTACCACCTCTATGACCGGATGGATCTGGCTGGAGAAGAAGAGATAGAGCTCTTCTCAG AACCTGACACGGACACCATCAACTGTGAACAGTTCAGCAGGCTGTTGTGTGACATGGAAGGTGATGAAGAGACCAGGGAAGCTTATGCCAATATCG CGGAACTGGACCAGTACGTCTTCCAGGActcccagctggagggcctgagCAAAGACATTTTCA TCGAGCACATAGGACTGGAAGAAATGATCAGCGAGAGTGTGGAGGTGCTGGAGGAAGCAGGGCAGAAAAGTCAGAAAAGAC CCTTCCCAGAGGAGCTGCCTGCGGATCTGAAGCACAGGAAGCTAG CCGAGCCCCTCACCATGCCCGTGGTGACCGGCGCTTTCCTGGTGGGGACAGTGAGCGACTCCCCGGCTCAGCCCTGCCTGTCACCACCTGCTCTGTTCACCAAGGAGCCAGCATCCAGCCAGAGCCGGCTGAAGGACACGG TGCCCCCTTCCGGTTCCTTATTGAGCTGCCTGAGTCTCCCTGCTGGACCCATCCAGATcatccccactttctccactctGCCCCAGGGGCTCTGGCAAATCTCAGGGCCCGGGACAGGGGTCTCCAGTATACTCATCTACCAAG GTGAGATGCCCCAGGCCAGTCAAACACCCACCTCCAGCACCCCAGCTGCCCACAGCCTCCCGAAGTCCCCAGACCGGCCCGGCTCCACCAGCCCCTTCGCCCCTTCTGCAGCTGACCTCCCGAGCATGCCTGAACCAGCCCTGACCTCCCGGGCAAACCTGACAG AGGACGAGATGTCCCCCACCCAAGGCCCGGCAGCGCGTGAGGTCTCCAGTAAGCTTCCCAAGTGGCCTG AGAGTGTGGAGCAATTCTACCGCTCGCTACGGGACAAGTACCAGGCTAAGCCCGCAGGCCCGGAAGGCATCCTGGTGGAGGTGGACCTGGTGAGGGTGAGGCTCGAGAGGAGCAGTGGCAAAAGCCAGGAGAGAGAGCTGGCCACCCTGGACTGGACGGAGCGGCAGCTGGCCCGAGGGAGTCTGGCCGAGGTGCTACTGGCCTCTAGCGACCACCGGCGGCCACGTGAGACGCAGGTGATCGCCGTGCTGGGCAAAGCAGGACAGGGGAAGAGTCACTGGGCCCAGGCCGtgagctgggcctgggcctgcgGACAGCTGCCACAGTACGACTTTGTCTTCTGCATCCCCTGCCACCACTTGGACCGCCCGGGGGACACCTACCGCCTGCAGGATCTGCTCTTCTCCCTGGGTCCGCAGCCACTGCCGGTGGATGACGAGGTCTTCAGTTACATCTTGAGGAGGCCCGACCGCGTTCTGCTCATCCTGGATGCCTTCGAGGAGCTCGAAGCCCAAGACGGCTTCCTGCACAGCGTGGGCGGACCCGTGTCGGCAGAACCCCGCTCCCTCCGGGGGCTGCTGGCCGGCCTCTTCCAGCGCAAGCTGCTGCGGGGCTGCACCCTGCTGCTCACGGCCCGGCCCCGGGGCCGCCTGGCCCAGAGCCTGAGCAAGGCCGACGCCCTGTTCGAGCTGGCCGGCTTCTCCGTCCAGCAGGCCGAGACCTACGTGACGCGCTACTTCGAGTGCTCGGGGGCCACTGAGCACCAGCAGAGAGCCCTGGCGCTCCTGCAGGCCCGGCCGTTTCTCCAGAGTCACAGCCACAGCCCCACCGTGTGCCGGGCCGTGTGCCAGCTCTCGGAGGCCCTCGTGGAGCGGGGTGAGGAGGCCCAGCTGCCCTCCACGCTCACGGGCCTCTACGTTGGCCTGCTAGGCCCAGCAGCCCGCCACAGCCCCCCGGGGGCCCTGGTGGGACTGGCCAGGCTGGCCTGGGAGCTGGGCCGCGGTCACCAGAGCAGCCTGCGGGAGGACCAGTTCCCGTCGGCGGAGGCCAGGGCCTGGGCTGTGGCCCAAGGCTTGGTGCAGCCCACCCTGGGGGCCCCGGAGACGGAGCTGGCCTTCTCCAGCTTCCTTGTGCAGTGCTTCCTGGGGGCCATGTGGCTGGCTCTGAGCAGCGAAATCAAAGACAAGGAACTGCCGCAGTATTTGGCATTGACCCCGAGGAAGAAGAGGCCCTATGACAACTGGCTGGAGGGGGTGCCGCGCTTTCTGGTCGGGCTGGTCTTCCAGCCTCGCGCCGGCTGCCTGGGAgccctggcagggctggcagccTCCACCTCGGCGGACAGGAAGCAGAAGGTGCTCACCAGGTACCTGAAGCGGCTGCAGCCAGGGACGCTGCAGGCGGGGCGGCTGCTGGAGCTGCTGCACTGCGCCCATGAGGCGCTGGATGCTGGGCTTTGGCAGCACGTGCTGCAGGGACTGCCGGcccacctctccttcctgggCACCCGGCTCACGCCTCCCGACACCCACGTGCTGGGCAGCACCTTGGAGGCGGCAGACCGAGACTTCTCCCTGGACCTCCGCAGCACTGGCATTGACCCCTCTGGATTGGGGAGCCTCGTGGGACTCAGCTGTGTCACCCATttcag GGCTGCCTTGAGTGATACAGTGGAGCTGTGGGAGTCCCTACAGCAGCGTGGGGAGGACAAGTTACTCCAGGCGGTGGAGGAGAAGTTCACCATCGAGCCTTTCAAGGCCAAGTCCATGAAGGATGTGGAAGACCTGGGCAAACTCGTGCAGATCCAGAG GAGAAGACGTTCCTCTGAAGACACAGCTGGGGAACTCCCTGCTGTCCGAGACTTAAAGCAGATGGAGTTTGC CCTGGACTCACTGAGTGAGAACAAGATCGGGGACGAGGGTGTCGCCCAGCTCTCGGCCACCTTCCCTCAGCTGAAGGCCCTGGAGACGCTCAA TTTGTCCCAGAACAACATTACCGACGTGGGTGCCTGCAAGCTGGCTGAGGCCCTGCCCTTGCTGGCTGGGTCGCTCCTTAGGCTGAG
- the CIITA gene encoding MHC class II transactivator isoform X5 yields the protein MRCLAPRPAGSYLPEPQASGQCTTMELGPLEGGYLELLNSNADPLQLYHLYDRMDLAGEEEIELFSEPDTDTINCEQFSRLLCDMEGDEETREAYANIAELDQYVFQDSQLEGLSKDIFTFPEELPADLKHRKLAEPLTMPVVTGAFLVGTVSDSPAQPCLSPPALFTKEPASSQSRLKDTVPPSGSLLSCLSLPAGPIQIIPTFSTLPQGLWQISGPGTGVSSILIYQGEMPQASQTPTSSTPAAHSLPKSPDRPGSTSPFAPSAADLPSMPEPALTSRANLTEDEMSPTQGPAAREVSSKLPKWPESVEQFYRSLRDKYQAKPAGPEGILVEVDLVRVRLERSSGKSQERELATLDWTERQLARGSLAEVLLASSDHRRPRETQVIAVLGKAGQGKSHWAQAVSWAWACGQLPQYDFVFCIPCHHLDRPGDTYRLQDLLFSLGPQPLPVDDEVFSYILRRPDRVLLILDAFEELEAQDGFLHSVGGPVSAEPRSLRGLLAGLFQRKLLRGCTLLLTARPRGRLAQSLSKADALFELAGFSVQQAETYVTRYFECSGATEHQQRALALLQARPFLQSHSHSPTVCRAVCQLSEALVERGEEAQLPSTLTGLYVGLLGPAARHSPPGALVGLARLAWELGRGHQSSLREDQFPSAEARAWAVAQGLVQPTLGAPETELAFSSFLVQCFLGAMWLALSSEIKDKELPQYLALTPRKKRPYDNWLEGVPRFLVGLVFQPRAGCLGALAGLAASTSADRKQKVLTRYLKRLQPGTLQAGRLLELLHCAHEALDAGLWQHVLQGLPAHLSFLGTRLTPPDTHVLGSTLEAADRDFSLDLRSTGIDPSGLGSLVGLSCVTHFRAALSDTVELWESLQQRGEDKLLQAVEEKFTIEPFKAKSMKDVEDLGKLVQIQRRRRSSEDTAGELPAVRDLKQMEFALGPVLGPQAFPKLVKILEVFSSLQHLDLDSLSENKIGDEGVAQLSATFPQLKALETLNLSQNNITDVGACKLAEALPLLAGSLLRLSLYNNCICDVGAESLAHVLPDMVSLRVLDVKYNKFTAAGAQQLTASLRKCPHVERLEMWTPTIPFGVQEHLQQLDSRTILR from the exons CCAGTGGACAGTGCACCACCATGGAGTTGGGGCCTCTAGAAGGCGGGTACCTGGAACTTCTCAACAGCAATGCTGACCCTTTGCAGCTCTACCACCTCTATGACCGGATGGATCTGGCTGGAGAAGAAGAGATAGAGCTCTTCTCAG AACCTGACACGGACACCATCAACTGTGAACAGTTCAGCAGGCTGTTGTGTGACATGGAAGGTGATGAAGAGACCAGGGAAGCTTATGCCAATATCG CGGAACTGGACCAGTACGTCTTCCAGGActcccagctggagggcctgagCAAAGACATTTTCA CCTTCCCAGAGGAGCTGCCTGCGGATCTGAAGCACAGGAAGCTAG CCGAGCCCCTCACCATGCCCGTGGTGACCGGCGCTTTCCTGGTGGGGACAGTGAGCGACTCCCCGGCTCAGCCCTGCCTGTCACCACCTGCTCTGTTCACCAAGGAGCCAGCATCCAGCCAGAGCCGGCTGAAGGACACGG TGCCCCCTTCCGGTTCCTTATTGAGCTGCCTGAGTCTCCCTGCTGGACCCATCCAGATcatccccactttctccactctGCCCCAGGGGCTCTGGCAAATCTCAGGGCCCGGGACAGGGGTCTCCAGTATACTCATCTACCAAG GTGAGATGCCCCAGGCCAGTCAAACACCCACCTCCAGCACCCCAGCTGCCCACAGCCTCCCGAAGTCCCCAGACCGGCCCGGCTCCACCAGCCCCTTCGCCCCTTCTGCAGCTGACCTCCCGAGCATGCCTGAACCAGCCCTGACCTCCCGGGCAAACCTGACAG AGGACGAGATGTCCCCCACCCAAGGCCCGGCAGCGCGTGAGGTCTCCAGTAAGCTTCCCAAGTGGCCTG AGAGTGTGGAGCAATTCTACCGCTCGCTACGGGACAAGTACCAGGCTAAGCCCGCAGGCCCGGAAGGCATCCTGGTGGAGGTGGACCTGGTGAGGGTGAGGCTCGAGAGGAGCAGTGGCAAAAGCCAGGAGAGAGAGCTGGCCACCCTGGACTGGACGGAGCGGCAGCTGGCCCGAGGGAGTCTGGCCGAGGTGCTACTGGCCTCTAGCGACCACCGGCGGCCACGTGAGACGCAGGTGATCGCCGTGCTGGGCAAAGCAGGACAGGGGAAGAGTCACTGGGCCCAGGCCGtgagctgggcctgggcctgcgGACAGCTGCCACAGTACGACTTTGTCTTCTGCATCCCCTGCCACCACTTGGACCGCCCGGGGGACACCTACCGCCTGCAGGATCTGCTCTTCTCCCTGGGTCCGCAGCCACTGCCGGTGGATGACGAGGTCTTCAGTTACATCTTGAGGAGGCCCGACCGCGTTCTGCTCATCCTGGATGCCTTCGAGGAGCTCGAAGCCCAAGACGGCTTCCTGCACAGCGTGGGCGGACCCGTGTCGGCAGAACCCCGCTCCCTCCGGGGGCTGCTGGCCGGCCTCTTCCAGCGCAAGCTGCTGCGGGGCTGCACCCTGCTGCTCACGGCCCGGCCCCGGGGCCGCCTGGCCCAGAGCCTGAGCAAGGCCGACGCCCTGTTCGAGCTGGCCGGCTTCTCCGTCCAGCAGGCCGAGACCTACGTGACGCGCTACTTCGAGTGCTCGGGGGCCACTGAGCACCAGCAGAGAGCCCTGGCGCTCCTGCAGGCCCGGCCGTTTCTCCAGAGTCACAGCCACAGCCCCACCGTGTGCCGGGCCGTGTGCCAGCTCTCGGAGGCCCTCGTGGAGCGGGGTGAGGAGGCCCAGCTGCCCTCCACGCTCACGGGCCTCTACGTTGGCCTGCTAGGCCCAGCAGCCCGCCACAGCCCCCCGGGGGCCCTGGTGGGACTGGCCAGGCTGGCCTGGGAGCTGGGCCGCGGTCACCAGAGCAGCCTGCGGGAGGACCAGTTCCCGTCGGCGGAGGCCAGGGCCTGGGCTGTGGCCCAAGGCTTGGTGCAGCCCACCCTGGGGGCCCCGGAGACGGAGCTGGCCTTCTCCAGCTTCCTTGTGCAGTGCTTCCTGGGGGCCATGTGGCTGGCTCTGAGCAGCGAAATCAAAGACAAGGAACTGCCGCAGTATTTGGCATTGACCCCGAGGAAGAAGAGGCCCTATGACAACTGGCTGGAGGGGGTGCCGCGCTTTCTGGTCGGGCTGGTCTTCCAGCCTCGCGCCGGCTGCCTGGGAgccctggcagggctggcagccTCCACCTCGGCGGACAGGAAGCAGAAGGTGCTCACCAGGTACCTGAAGCGGCTGCAGCCAGGGACGCTGCAGGCGGGGCGGCTGCTGGAGCTGCTGCACTGCGCCCATGAGGCGCTGGATGCTGGGCTTTGGCAGCACGTGCTGCAGGGACTGCCGGcccacctctccttcctgggCACCCGGCTCACGCCTCCCGACACCCACGTGCTGGGCAGCACCTTGGAGGCGGCAGACCGAGACTTCTCCCTGGACCTCCGCAGCACTGGCATTGACCCCTCTGGATTGGGGAGCCTCGTGGGACTCAGCTGTGTCACCCATttcag GGCTGCCTTGAGTGATACAGTGGAGCTGTGGGAGTCCCTACAGCAGCGTGGGGAGGACAAGTTACTCCAGGCGGTGGAGGAGAAGTTCACCATCGAGCCTTTCAAGGCCAAGTCCATGAAGGATGTGGAAGACCTGGGCAAACTCGTGCAGATCCAGAG GAGAAGACGTTCCTCTGAAGACACAGCTGGGGAACTCCCTGCTGTCCGAGACTTAAAGCAGATGGAGTTTGC GCTGGGGCCTGTCTTGGGCCCTCAGGCTTTTCCCAAACTGGTGAAGATCCTTGAGGTCTTTTCTTCCCTTCAGCATCTAGA CCTGGACTCACTGAGTGAGAACAAGATCGGGGACGAGGGTGTCGCCCAGCTCTCGGCCACCTTCCCTCAGCTGAAGGCCCTGGAGACGCTCAA TTTGTCCCAGAACAACATTACCGACGTGGGTGCCTGCAAGCTGGCTGAGGCCCTGCCCTTGCTGGCTGGGTCGCTCCTTAGGCTGAG
- the CIITA gene encoding MHC class II transactivator isoform X2 produces the protein MRALVELWQHFFASGQCTTMELGPLEGGYLELLNSNADPLQLYHLYDRMDLAGEEEIELFSEPDTDTINCEQFSRLLCDMEGDEETREAYANIAELDQYVFQDSQLEGLSKDIFIEHIGLEEMISESVEVLEEAGQKSQKRPFPEELPADLKHRKLAEPLTMPVVTGAFLVGTVSDSPAQPCLSPPALFTKEPASSQSRLKDTVPPSGSLLSCLSLPAGPIQIIPTFSTLPQGLWQISGPGTGVSSILIYQGEMPQASQTPTSSTPAAHSLPKSPDRPGSTSPFAPSAADLPSMPEPALTSRANLTEDEMSPTQGPAAREVSSKLPKWPESVEQFYRSLRDKYQAKPAGPEGILVEVDLVRVRLERSSGKSQERELATLDWTERQLARGSLAEVLLASSDHRRPRETQVIAVLGKAGQGKSHWAQAVSWAWACGQLPQYDFVFCIPCHHLDRPGDTYRLQDLLFSLGPQPLPVDDEVFSYILRRPDRVLLILDAFEELEAQDGFLHSVGGPVSAEPRSLRGLLAGLFQRKLLRGCTLLLTARPRGRLAQSLSKADALFELAGFSVQQAETYVTRYFECSGATEHQQRALALLQARPFLQSHSHSPTVCRAVCQLSEALVERGEEAQLPSTLTGLYVGLLGPAARHSPPGALVGLARLAWELGRGHQSSLREDQFPSAEARAWAVAQGLVQPTLGAPETELAFSSFLVQCFLGAMWLALSSEIKDKELPQYLALTPRKKRPYDNWLEGVPRFLVGLVFQPRAGCLGALAGLAASTSADRKQKVLTRYLKRLQPGTLQAGRLLELLHCAHEALDAGLWQHVLQGLPAHLSFLGTRLTPPDTHVLGSTLEAADRDFSLDLRSTGIDPSGLGSLVGLSCVTHFRAALSDTVELWESLQQRGEDKLLQAVEEKFTIEPFKAKSMKDVEDLGKLVQIQRRRRSSEDTAGELPAVRDLKQMEFALGPVLGPQAFPKLVKILEVFSSLQHLDLDSLSENKIGDEGVAQLSATFPQLKALETLNLSQNNITDVGACKLAEALPLLAGSLLRLSLYNNCICDVGAESLAHVLPDMVSLRVLDVKYNKFTAAGAQQLTASLRKCPHVERLEMWTPTIPFGVQEHLQQLDSRTILR, from the exons CCAGTGGACAGTGCACCACCATGGAGTTGGGGCCTCTAGAAGGCGGGTACCTGGAACTTCTCAACAGCAATGCTGACCCTTTGCAGCTCTACCACCTCTATGACCGGATGGATCTGGCTGGAGAAGAAGAGATAGAGCTCTTCTCAG AACCTGACACGGACACCATCAACTGTGAACAGTTCAGCAGGCTGTTGTGTGACATGGAAGGTGATGAAGAGACCAGGGAAGCTTATGCCAATATCG CGGAACTGGACCAGTACGTCTTCCAGGActcccagctggagggcctgagCAAAGACATTTTCA TCGAGCACATAGGACTGGAAGAAATGATCAGCGAGAGTGTGGAGGTGCTGGAGGAAGCAGGGCAGAAAAGTCAGAAAAGAC CCTTCCCAGAGGAGCTGCCTGCGGATCTGAAGCACAGGAAGCTAG CCGAGCCCCTCACCATGCCCGTGGTGACCGGCGCTTTCCTGGTGGGGACAGTGAGCGACTCCCCGGCTCAGCCCTGCCTGTCACCACCTGCTCTGTTCACCAAGGAGCCAGCATCCAGCCAGAGCCGGCTGAAGGACACGG TGCCCCCTTCCGGTTCCTTATTGAGCTGCCTGAGTCTCCCTGCTGGACCCATCCAGATcatccccactttctccactctGCCCCAGGGGCTCTGGCAAATCTCAGGGCCCGGGACAGGGGTCTCCAGTATACTCATCTACCAAG GTGAGATGCCCCAGGCCAGTCAAACACCCACCTCCAGCACCCCAGCTGCCCACAGCCTCCCGAAGTCCCCAGACCGGCCCGGCTCCACCAGCCCCTTCGCCCCTTCTGCAGCTGACCTCCCGAGCATGCCTGAACCAGCCCTGACCTCCCGGGCAAACCTGACAG AGGACGAGATGTCCCCCACCCAAGGCCCGGCAGCGCGTGAGGTCTCCAGTAAGCTTCCCAAGTGGCCTG AGAGTGTGGAGCAATTCTACCGCTCGCTACGGGACAAGTACCAGGCTAAGCCCGCAGGCCCGGAAGGCATCCTGGTGGAGGTGGACCTGGTGAGGGTGAGGCTCGAGAGGAGCAGTGGCAAAAGCCAGGAGAGAGAGCTGGCCACCCTGGACTGGACGGAGCGGCAGCTGGCCCGAGGGAGTCTGGCCGAGGTGCTACTGGCCTCTAGCGACCACCGGCGGCCACGTGAGACGCAGGTGATCGCCGTGCTGGGCAAAGCAGGACAGGGGAAGAGTCACTGGGCCCAGGCCGtgagctgggcctgggcctgcgGACAGCTGCCACAGTACGACTTTGTCTTCTGCATCCCCTGCCACCACTTGGACCGCCCGGGGGACACCTACCGCCTGCAGGATCTGCTCTTCTCCCTGGGTCCGCAGCCACTGCCGGTGGATGACGAGGTCTTCAGTTACATCTTGAGGAGGCCCGACCGCGTTCTGCTCATCCTGGATGCCTTCGAGGAGCTCGAAGCCCAAGACGGCTTCCTGCACAGCGTGGGCGGACCCGTGTCGGCAGAACCCCGCTCCCTCCGGGGGCTGCTGGCCGGCCTCTTCCAGCGCAAGCTGCTGCGGGGCTGCACCCTGCTGCTCACGGCCCGGCCCCGGGGCCGCCTGGCCCAGAGCCTGAGCAAGGCCGACGCCCTGTTCGAGCTGGCCGGCTTCTCCGTCCAGCAGGCCGAGACCTACGTGACGCGCTACTTCGAGTGCTCGGGGGCCACTGAGCACCAGCAGAGAGCCCTGGCGCTCCTGCAGGCCCGGCCGTTTCTCCAGAGTCACAGCCACAGCCCCACCGTGTGCCGGGCCGTGTGCCAGCTCTCGGAGGCCCTCGTGGAGCGGGGTGAGGAGGCCCAGCTGCCCTCCACGCTCACGGGCCTCTACGTTGGCCTGCTAGGCCCAGCAGCCCGCCACAGCCCCCCGGGGGCCCTGGTGGGACTGGCCAGGCTGGCCTGGGAGCTGGGCCGCGGTCACCAGAGCAGCCTGCGGGAGGACCAGTTCCCGTCGGCGGAGGCCAGGGCCTGGGCTGTGGCCCAAGGCTTGGTGCAGCCCACCCTGGGGGCCCCGGAGACGGAGCTGGCCTTCTCCAGCTTCCTTGTGCAGTGCTTCCTGGGGGCCATGTGGCTGGCTCTGAGCAGCGAAATCAAAGACAAGGAACTGCCGCAGTATTTGGCATTGACCCCGAGGAAGAAGAGGCCCTATGACAACTGGCTGGAGGGGGTGCCGCGCTTTCTGGTCGGGCTGGTCTTCCAGCCTCGCGCCGGCTGCCTGGGAgccctggcagggctggcagccTCCACCTCGGCGGACAGGAAGCAGAAGGTGCTCACCAGGTACCTGAAGCGGCTGCAGCCAGGGACGCTGCAGGCGGGGCGGCTGCTGGAGCTGCTGCACTGCGCCCATGAGGCGCTGGATGCTGGGCTTTGGCAGCACGTGCTGCAGGGACTGCCGGcccacctctccttcctgggCACCCGGCTCACGCCTCCCGACACCCACGTGCTGGGCAGCACCTTGGAGGCGGCAGACCGAGACTTCTCCCTGGACCTCCGCAGCACTGGCATTGACCCCTCTGGATTGGGGAGCCTCGTGGGACTCAGCTGTGTCACCCATttcag GGCTGCCTTGAGTGATACAGTGGAGCTGTGGGAGTCCCTACAGCAGCGTGGGGAGGACAAGTTACTCCAGGCGGTGGAGGAGAAGTTCACCATCGAGCCTTTCAAGGCCAAGTCCATGAAGGATGTGGAAGACCTGGGCAAACTCGTGCAGATCCAGAG GAGAAGACGTTCCTCTGAAGACACAGCTGGGGAACTCCCTGCTGTCCGAGACTTAAAGCAGATGGAGTTTGC GCTGGGGCCTGTCTTGGGCCCTCAGGCTTTTCCCAAACTGGTGAAGATCCTTGAGGTCTTTTCTTCCCTTCAGCATCTAGA CCTGGACTCACTGAGTGAGAACAAGATCGGGGACGAGGGTGTCGCCCAGCTCTCGGCCACCTTCCCTCAGCTGAAGGCCCTGGAGACGCTCAA TTTGTCCCAGAACAACATTACCGACGTGGGTGCCTGCAAGCTGGCTGAGGCCCTGCCCTTGCTGGCTGGGTCGCTCCTTAGGCTGAG